DNA sequence from the Aliidongia dinghuensis genome:
CCCGGCGGCAACGAGGAGGCCGAGGGCGATGATGTGGAAAAGTTTCATGTAGGTCCGCTCCCTGTCGATCTTTTCAGCTCTTTATCGCAGTGCTTCGCAAGCCTCTTTGACGCGCCTGCACCCTTCCTCGATCTGCGGCAGCGAGGTCGCGATCGACATCCTGAGATAGGGGGAGAGCCCATAGGCGCTGCCATCCACCATGGCCACGCCGGCGTGCTCGAGGAAATACATGAGGACGTCGGAATCTGTTTCGAGGACGGTGCCCGAGGGCGTGCGCTTGCCGATGAGACCGGCACAGGATGGATAGACGTAGAAGGCGCCCTCGGGCGGCCGGCAGCTCAAGCCCGGGATCTCGTTCAGCAGTGCCACGGCCCGATCCCGCCGCTCCCGATAAGCCTGGCGCGCTTCCGCGACGAAGCTCTGATCGCCCTCCAGCGCCGCTGTTGCGGCGGCTTGGCTCAGCGAACTCGTGCAGGAGGTCGATTGCGACTGGATCGTGTTCATGGCCGCGATCAACGCCTTGGGACCGGCGCCATAGCCCAGGCGGAAGCCGGTCATGGCGTAGGTCTTGGAGACGCCGTTCACCAGCAGGATGCGATCCATGAGCTGCGGCTCGATCGCCGCCGGGCAGACGGGAGCGCCGTCGTCGAACCGGATATGCTCGTAGATGTCGTCGGTCATGAGGGCGACGTGCGGATGGCGCAGCAGCACGTCGGTAAGCGCCCGCATCTCCGCCTCGGAATAGAAGGCGCCGGTCGGATTGCAGGGCGCGTTCAGGATCACCCAGCGTGTACGCGGCGTGATGGCACTTTCGAGCGCGTCGGCCGAGAGCTTGAAGCCGTTGTTCTCGCCGCACCGGACGACGACCGGCGTCGCGTCGCACGCCAGCACCATGTCCGGATAGGAGACCCAGTAGGGCGCCGGAATGATGACCTCGTCGCCGTCGCCGACCGTCGCGGCGAGGGCGTTATAGATCACCTGCTTGGCACCGGATCCGACCGAGATCTGGTTGAGCTCGTAGCGCACGCCGTTTTCCCGGGCGAGCTTCGCGACGATCGCCTTGCGCAGCGCCGACGTGCCGTTCACCGGGGTGTAGCGCGTCTCGCCGGCTGCCATCGCCTTGCCGACCGCCTCCTGGATATGGGCCGGCGTGTCGAAGTCCGGCTCGCCGGCCGTCAGGTCGACGATGTCGCGCCCCTGGGCCTGCAGCTGCCGGGCGCGGTCGCGCGCGACCATGCTGGGCGACGGCTTGATGCGCCGGACGCGCGCCGAGAGCTGGATCATGTCAGGAACGGCGTTCATGTGGGCTGCCCCTTGTCCGCGGCGAGCCCCATGTAGGAACTCGACCGGCCTTCCCGGGCCGCCTTGAGCGCCTCGGCCTCGCGAGCCTGTTGTGCTGCGACCAGGGGCAGGAGATCCGCAGCCACGGTGCGATCGAACGTGACCACGCCGTCTTCATCGCCGAGCACGAGGTCGCCCGGCATGACGACCAGCCCGTCGATGGAGACCGGCACGTTGATTTCGCCGGGGCCCGACTTGTACGGGCCGCGGTGGGTGACCCCGCGGGCAAAGCACGGGAACCCGCTCTCGACGAACGCCGCGACATCGCGAATGGCGCCGTCGATGACGAAGCCGGCGACGCCGATCGCCTGGGCCCGGCGCATCATGATCTCGCCGACCAGCGCCTGGTTGAGATCCCCGCCGCCGTCGACGACCAGCACGTCGCCGGGGCGCAGCGCGGCGTAAGCCTTGTGGATCATCAGGTTGTCGCCGGGACGGGTCTTCACGGTCACCGCCGTGCCGATCAACCGGGCCGACCCATGGAATGGCCTGAGCGAACGAGTGCCGTGCAGCCGGTTCATGTTGTCCGACACGATGGCGACCTGGGCTTCGCGAAAACTGTCGAGCACCTCGTCAGGGACCGAGGGCAAGGACGGAAAGGACCGATGACCTGGGATGAGCATGGCGATATGGCGGTTTCGTGGATGGAAAGTTTCAGGATTGTGTGCCTCGCTTGAAATGAATGAAAGCGAATTATATTCTACTTTTTATATCGCTTTCTTTCACGGTTCAGGCCGGCATGTCCATCACGCTGAAGCAGGTCGAAGCGCTCTACTGGATCGCGACGCTCGGCAGTGTCGTCGAGGCGGCCGAGCGCCTGAACCTGGCCCAGTCGACGATCTCCAAGCGCATCCTCGAGCTCGAGACTGTTCTGAACGTGCAACTGCTGGATCGCAGCGGCCGGGCCGTCGCATTGACGCGGAGCGGACAAAACCTGCTGCCGATCGCGACCGAGCTCCTGAAGCTCGGCACGCGGTTTCACGAAGTGGCGGCCGGCCCGCTGGGATTCAGCGGCTCATTCCGGTTCGGCGTCACCGAACTCGTGGCGCTGACCTGGCTGCCCAAGCTCGTCGTCGCGATGAAGGAGGCGTTTCCCGACGTGGTGCCCGAACCGGAGGTCGATGCCAGCATCTCGCTCTACGACAAGCTGGCCGACCGCCGGCTCGATCTCGTGATCGGGCTGGATCCGCCGGCGGGCTCCGGCTTCAAGGTATTGCCGCTCGACAGCGTTACGCTGCAATGGATGTGTGCCCCCGGGGCGGGGCCTGATGCCGACGAGCTGCCGCTCGCCGAAATTGCGAACTATCCGATCCTGACCCAGGGCGAGGGCTCCGGCTTGCAGCGTCTCGTCGTCGAATGGCTGAACGCGAGCGGCATCACCTTCAACCGCATCGTCAAGTGCAACAGCCTGAGCGTCCTCTCGGCGCTCGCGATGGCCGGGCTCGGCGCGACCTTCCTGACGGAGCAGTATTTTACGCCCGAGATCCAAAGCGGGCGGCTTCGGATCATCCGGACCAAGCCGAAGTTGCCGCCGATTCAATATTTCGCCTCTTTTCGCGCCGATGCGCTGGATCCGCTGGCCGAGCTGATCGCCAAGCTCAGCCAGAATTGCTGCGATTTCTCCCTGCGTCGGACCTAGAGGCGTCGGACCTAGGTGTGGAGCTCCAGAAGCGCGGGAGACGCACCAGAAGACCCGCCCGATCAGTTGGACAGATCGAGCGGCTTCAGCTGCCAGTTCCGCAGGTTCTCGTCGACCAGCCGCTGCACCGTGCCGTTCTTGACCAGCACGGCCAGTTGCTTGTCGAAAGCCGGCAGATATTTGAGGCAGGGGCTGGCCGTGACGAAGGCGAAGCCGTTGACGGTCTGCGAGATCAGCGGCTGCACGGCCTTGAGCCTGTCCTCGAATCCCAGCGAGGCGATGTGCGCGAGGCCCGGATAGTAGCCGGTCACGGCATAGTCGACGTGCCCCGCCTCCAGCATCTTGAAGTCGAGGTCGATGCTGGTCACGGTCTCGACCGTCAGATGCGATCGCATGAACTCGTCGAAGCCCAGGCCGTAGTGCTCGTCGCGGACGATGCCGCCCAGCTTGCCGATCAGATCCGGCCAGCCGTGATACTGCAGCGTGCTGTCGCTCCGCACGAACAGCGCGATATCGGCATAGACCGCGGGCGTAGTGGTGAAGCTGAGATAGGCCAAGCGCTCGGGCGATTCCTTCAGCGTCGCGATCAGGTCGATCTTGGCTTCCATGGCGCTCTCCAGCACGCGCGACCAGGGGCCCTCGTAGGAGAGCTCGAACGGGATATCGAGGTCGCTCAGAATGCGCGAAGCGATCGCCATCCAGGCACCGCGCATCTCATGGCCGTCGTAATAGACGAGCGGCGGGTAGCCAGGATGCCCGCTCACGACCATCTTCGAGCATTCGGCGGCGCTCGCCGGACCGGCTGCCGCGAGACCGGCGGCGAGCGCCGCTGCGATGCCGCCGCTGCGGAACTTTTTCTCAGGTAGCTTGCTCCGGCGTCGAGTGACCATCGTCGTTTCCCGACCTGGCGCTCCCGCGATCTTGGAACGAAGGGCACGAAGAGCAAAGGAGAAACGACGCCGGGCGGCGCGTCCGGGCTCACAGCTGTGGTCGCTGGCACAAAAGACGAAGCCCCCGATCCGGTGGGATCGAGGGCTTCGCATCACTTGAGACCGAGATCCGGCTCAGTCGTGCTCGTAGCCGTAGACTTCGGGCAGGATGAAGATCGCCGCCAGGAGCCCGATCAGCGGGAAGACGGCGACGAGCAGGGTCGCGTTCGCCTGGCCGATCGCCGCGAAGATCGTCGGGAACAGGAAGATCGCGATGAACGACGGCAGCTTCACGAACATATAGGCAAAGCCGCTCGCCGTGCCGCGATACTCGGGCCTCGCGACCACGGTCGGGATCGTCATGCAGTTCGACGCGTCCCAGTAATGGCCCCACAGCATCGCCCCCGCCGCGAACGGCAGGATCATCTTGTTGCCGGTATAGAGCGCCGCGGCGGCGACCAGCAGCGAGACCAGCACGATTGCGAACCCGGCGATGCTGATGCCGCGCTGGCCGATCTTCGGCGTGATCATCGGCCCGATCCAGCCCGAGATCGCAGCGACGCAGTAGAGCGCCATGGTGACGAGATCGGTGCCGAGCACCGAAGCGACGCCGACCATGGTGAACAGCACCGGCAGATAGAAGGCGAAGGTCGAGAACTCGCTGCCCTGGGCGAAGCACGCGATCCAGCCGTAGAGCGTGGCACGCCAGCGGATCGGGTCCTTGCGGATGTCGGCCAGGAAGGCCGCCGGGTGCGGCTTCGTCACCTTGACGTCCTCGTTCGGCAGCATGGCGAGATCGTCGCCGAACATCTGCTTGGCGACCAGCTTCGCCTCCCGGAACCGGCCATTGCGGACCAGCCACACCGCCGTCTCCGGCAGGTCGTGGCGCATCAGCAGGATGACGAGCGCCGGCACAGCGCCCAGGCCCAGCGTCACGCGCCAGACGAGTTCATGGTCGAGCTGGGAAATCAGGAATATGGCGATGACGGCGAGCGTCATGACCTCGCCGATCGCGAACATGAACTGCCAACGGTTGCCCATGACCTCGCGCTTGCCCTTGGGCATGGACTCCATGATGTAGGTGTAGCCGTTGGATATGTCGCTGCCGAGCGGGACGCCCAGGAAGAAGCGCACGACGACCAGCCACTCGACATTGGTCACGAACGCTTGGGCCAGCGCCAGGATGATGAACAGGATCATCGTGGCCAGGAACATCACGCGCCGGCCGATCTTGTCGGACAGCCAGCCGCCCAGGATGGCGCCGGCGAGCGCGCCGCCCTGCGTGCCTGCGGCCGCAAGTCCCAGCAGCAGCGGGTCCGGATTGTACTGTTCCTTGATGAAGACCAGCACGAAGGCGATCGAGTAGAGGTCCCAGGCCTCGACCAGGATCGAGGCCATCATGAGCCAGCCGACCCGGTTGCCTTGCGGATTGTACTTGGTCACGAGGTGCCGGACGGCACTGTTGATGACCGATTGCTGTGTGGCTGCGACCGACACTGACGTTTCCCCTTTTTCGTCTTCTCGTTGACGGGACCGCCGGCATGGCAGCGGCTCCGGTCGTCGTAGTTTGCGCTCAATCCTCCGATTAATTCCTCTTTACGGGAGATTATCGGGCGGTGGAACCTTTTTTTCCGGGCGGTGTCGCCGGTGTCAGTATCCAGCCAGGTGCGGCAGCGCCATCGTAATTTCCGGCACGAGCGCAATCAGCACGAGGCAGGCGAGCAGCAGCCCCAGATATTTCATGATCGGCCATACGGTCTCCTCGAGCCTGACGCCGCCGATCAGGCACGAACCGTAGAGCCCGAGGCCGAGGGGCGGGGCGAACAGGCCGATCCCCATGCCGATCACCAGCACGACGCCGTAGTGCAGCGGTTCAATCCCAAGCTGGCGCGCGACGGGCATCAGCAGGGGACCGAAAATGATGAGCGCGGCGGCGCCCTCCAGCACCGAGCCCATGACGATCAGGACCGCGATCGACAGCAGCAGGAATAGCCAGGGTCCATGAGCGGACGATATCGACACCAGCAGCTCCGCGATGGCATGCGGTATCTGCTGCAGCGTCAGCACGTAAGCGAGGCTTTGCGCCGTGGCGACGATGAACAGGACCATGCCCGATCGCGTCGCCGCATGGCGCAACACCCGGCCGAGGCCGCGCCAGCTCGTCTCCCGGAAGGCGAGCGTGCCGACGAGGATGGCATACACAACGGCAAAGGCCGAGATCTCCGTCGCGGTGGCGAAGCCGGACCGGTAGCCGCCGAAGATCATGGCGATGAGGCCGAAGGCTGCGATGCCGCTCGTCCACATGCCTTTGGTGCTGCCCGTCTCCGGTCCCAGCACGACCGGTGCCGTCGTGCGGCTGCCGAGCAGGATGACGAGGCCGACGAGAGCGAGCGCCATCAGCGCTGACGGGACCAAGCCCGCCATGAAGAGCCCACCGATCGACAGGTTCGCGACGAAGCCCAGGATGATGAGGTTCACGCACGGCGGGATGGTTTCCGCCATCACCGCGGAGGCTGCGAGCAGCGCCACGGCATCGCCGGGCTTCTGGCCCGACTTGCGCGCAGCCGGAACCAGCACGGACCCGACCGCGGCCACGTC
Encoded proteins:
- a CDS encoding RraA family protein translates to MLIPGHRSFPSLPSVPDEVLDSFREAQVAIVSDNMNRLHGTRSLRPFHGSARLIGTAVTVKTRPGDNLMIHKAYAALRPGDVLVVDGGGDLNQALVGEIMMRRAQAIGVAGFVIDGAIRDVAAFVESGFPCFARGVTHRGPYKSGPGEINVPVSIDGLVVMPGDLVLGDEDGVVTFDRTVAADLLPLVAAQQAREAEALKAAREGRSSSYMGLAADKGQPT
- a CDS encoding LysR family transcriptional regulator; its protein translation is MSITLKQVEALYWIATLGSVVEAAERLNLAQSTISKRILELETVLNVQLLDRSGRAVALTRSGQNLLPIATELLKLGTRFHEVAAGPLGFSGSFRFGVTELVALTWLPKLVVAMKEAFPDVVPEPEVDASISLYDKLADRRLDLVIGLDPPAGSGFKVLPLDSVTLQWMCAPGAGPDADELPLAEIANYPILTQGEGSGLQRLVVEWLNASGITFNRIVKCNSLSVLSALAMAGLGATFLTEQYFTPEIQSGRLRIIRTKPKLPPIQYFASFRADALDPLAELIAKLSQNCCDFSLRRT
- a CDS encoding substrate-binding periplasmic protein is translated as MVTRRRSKLPEKKFRSGGIAAALAAGLAAAGPASAAECSKMVVSGHPGYPPLVYYDGHEMRGAWMAIASRILSDLDIPFELSYEGPWSRVLESAMEAKIDLIATLKESPERLAYLSFTTTPAVYADIALFVRSDSTLQYHGWPDLIGKLGGIVRDEHYGLGFDEFMRSHLTVETVTSIDLDFKMLEAGHVDYAVTGYYPGLAHIASLGFEDRLKAVQPLISQTVNGFAFVTASPCLKYLPAFDKQLAVLVKNGTVQRLVDENLRNWQLKPLDLSN
- a CDS encoding MFS transporter; this encodes MSVAATQQSVINSAVRHLVTKYNPQGNRVGWLMMASILVEAWDLYSIAFVLVFIKEQYNPDPLLLGLAAAGTQGGALAGAILGGWLSDKIGRRVMFLATMILFIILALAQAFVTNVEWLVVVRFFLGVPLGSDISNGYTYIMESMPKGKREVMGNRWQFMFAIGEVMTLAVIAIFLISQLDHELVWRVTLGLGAVPALVILLMRHDLPETAVWLVRNGRFREAKLVAKQMFGDDLAMLPNEDVKVTKPHPAAFLADIRKDPIRWRATLYGWIACFAQGSEFSTFAFYLPVLFTMVGVASVLGTDLVTMALYCVAAISGWIGPMITPKIGQRGISIAGFAIVLVSLLVAAAALYTGNKMILPFAAGAMLWGHYWDASNCMTIPTVVARPEYRGTASGFAYMFVKLPSFIAIFLFPTIFAAIGQANATLLVAVFPLIGLLAAIFILPEVYGYEHD
- a CDS encoding TRAP transporter large permease; this encodes MEQALHAAARPRAWPGLVRAMLATVEVTAATLLFADLVIVVVSVLSRYLFDASMVWSDDAARALLLAVSFLGASAALARGENAGVTFFVDRLSRRHRLRIDALVDVAILVVAGALAWHSWQLVEDTSGQTVGAGIPQEIFFAPLCLAAATMIVFAADRLLQHPFARVLGGTAVAAGIAAVFWVWGTYAPGSMPAMPWLMGVAFLVSLVAGTPIAFVLALTTLVFIWAGDLLPGEIFAQQMARGIDNFVLLAVPFFILVGYLMEANGMSVRLIALLQRGVGRMRGGLDVVMVLSMVVFSGISGSKMADVAAVGSVLVPAARKSGQKPGDAVALLAASAVMAETIPPCVNLIILGFVANLSIGGLFMAGLVPSALMALALVGLVILLGSRTTAPVVLGPETGSTKGMWTSGIAAFGLIAMIFGGYRSGFATATEISAFAVVYAILVGTLAFRETSWRGLGRVLRHAATRSGMVLFIVATAQSLAYVLTLQQIPHAIAELLVSISSAHGPWLFLLLSIAVLIVMGSVLEGAAALIIFGPLLMPVARQLGIEPLHYGVVLVIGMGIGLFAPPLGLGLYGSCLIGGVRLEETVWPIMKYLGLLLACLVLIALVPEITMALPHLAGY
- a CDS encoding aspartate transaminase, which codes for MNAVPDMIQLSARVRRIKPSPSMVARDRARQLQAQGRDIVDLTAGEPDFDTPAHIQEAVGKAMAAGETRYTPVNGTSALRKAIVAKLARENGVRYELNQISVGSGAKQVIYNALAATVGDGDEVIIPAPYWVSYPDMVLACDATPVVVRCGENNGFKLSADALESAITPRTRWVILNAPCNPTGAFYSEAEMRALTDVLLRHPHVALMTDDIYEHIRFDDGAPVCPAAIEPQLMDRILLVNGVSKTYAMTGFRLGYGAGPKALIAAMNTIQSQSTSCTSSLSQAAATAALEGDQSFVAEARQAYRERRDRAVALLNEIPGLSCRPPEGAFYVYPSCAGLIGKRTPSGTVLETDSDVLMYFLEHAGVAMVDGSAYGLSPYLRMSIATSLPQIEEGCRRVKEACEALR